The following are from one region of the Polyangiaceae bacterium genome:
- the hxsB gene encoding His-Xaa-Ser system radical SAM maturase HxsB, which yields MGARTLHLRRLPLVEDKVAFFRYGDVAGKKLVTNDAGAWHFLEQDAFADLLAGRIAEGHPEFEALKSKGFLRDGFDVQQIADGIARKKGFVGVGPHLHIVITTLRCNQSCKYCHASRTSMDRVDTDMSLETAKKVVDHAMQTTSNYVNFEFQGGEPTVNMPVIRFIVEYSREKNRYENKLLEHSLVTNMTYMTEENAEWLIDNEVLVCTSLDGPEELHNYNRTWRADQNAYQNVRKWIDYFNRRYVEKGRDPQLWHVDALMTTSRKTFDHWKEVVDLYLELGMHTIFLRPLNPYGFALDTWKRIGYTVDEYLEFYKKALDYILELNLQGKEIVEGTAATFLTKMLTADDPNFVDIRSPCGAGTGQVAYNFDGKIYTCDEARMTAAMGNEMFQIGEAGVTSYREAYTHPTVRAMAVASLQDTLPHCETCWNKPFCGVCPMHNYQMNGDIFGQRPNSPKCKEHYTIASVLFERLAADSDGTIEKIFRRWTLTRPREQGSSCAV from the coding sequence ATGGGAGCGCGGACCCTGCACCTTCGCCGCCTGCCGCTGGTCGAAGACAAGGTGGCCTTCTTCCGCTACGGCGACGTGGCCGGCAAGAAGCTGGTGACGAACGACGCTGGCGCGTGGCACTTCTTGGAGCAGGATGCGTTCGCGGATCTGCTGGCGGGGCGCATCGCCGAGGGGCACCCGGAGTTCGAGGCACTGAAGTCCAAGGGCTTTCTGCGGGACGGCTTCGACGTTCAGCAGATCGCTGACGGCATTGCCCGCAAGAAGGGCTTTGTGGGGGTCGGCCCGCACCTGCACATCGTGATCACCACGCTTCGGTGCAACCAGTCGTGCAAGTACTGCCACGCCTCTCGCACCAGCATGGATCGGGTGGACACCGACATGTCGCTGGAGACGGCCAAGAAGGTCGTGGACCACGCGATGCAGACCACCTCGAACTACGTCAACTTCGAGTTTCAGGGCGGCGAGCCGACGGTCAACATGCCGGTGATCCGCTTCATCGTGGAGTACAGCCGGGAGAAGAACCGCTACGAGAACAAGCTCTTGGAGCATTCCTTGGTCACCAACATGACCTACATGACCGAGGAAAACGCCGAGTGGCTCATCGACAACGAAGTGCTCGTGTGCACCAGCCTGGATGGGCCGGAAGAGCTGCACAACTACAACCGCACCTGGCGCGCCGATCAGAACGCCTACCAGAACGTGCGGAAGTGGATCGACTACTTCAATCGCCGTTACGTGGAGAAGGGGCGCGACCCGCAGCTCTGGCACGTGGACGCGCTGATGACGACCTCGCGCAAGACCTTCGATCACTGGAAGGAAGTGGTGGATCTCTATCTCGAGCTCGGGATGCACACCATCTTCCTGCGCCCGCTGAACCCCTACGGCTTCGCCCTCGATACCTGGAAGCGTATTGGCTACACGGTCGACGAGTACCTGGAGTTCTACAAGAAGGCCCTCGACTACATCCTCGAGCTGAATCTCCAGGGCAAGGAGATCGTGGAAGGTACCGCGGCCACGTTCTTGACGAAGATGCTCACGGCAGACGACCCCAACTTCGTCGACATCCGCTCGCCCTGTGGTGCCGGCACCGGCCAGGTGGCGTACAACTTCGACGGGAAGATCTACACCTGCGACGAAGCGCGGATGACGGCCGCGATGGGCAACGAGATGTTCCAGATCGGCGAGGCGGGGGTCACCAGCTACCGGGAGGCCTACACGCACCCCACGGTGCGGGCCATGGCCGTCGCGTCGCTGCAGGACACCTTGCCGCACTGCGAAACGTGCTGGAACAAGCCCTTTTGCGGCGTTTGTCCCATGCACAACTATCAGATGAACGGCGATATCTTCGGCCAGCGTCCGAACTCGCCGAAGTGCAAGGAACATTATACAATTGCTTCGGTGCTCTTCGAGCGGCTCGCGGCCGACTCGGATGGCACCATCGAGAAGATCTTTCGTCGTTGGACCTTGACCCGACCGCGTGAGCAAGGGTCGAGCTGTGCCGTTTGA
- a CDS encoding radical SAM protein, with protein MVNQLIVTVTRRCNLRCSYCPTAKDGWPSLTPPDAARAVSLFCERFEGGDLKLFGGEPLLVPDVVRAVFSAARDEPKIRRVYLSTNGLGLNQEWLDFLRQEPKAILTLSMDGRPSDHRRLRQALPGVPDAYDHLMSLRDELVSMPRTVVTQTIAPSTARFAAENFEHLLSLGFSRFNFLPGYYVPWREEQLAALRTGFSDIASTIVERWRDGRFLYVRNLFTWAPTPFFNTGMIVDADGSIHPSNLGLSAGLADTLEETRVGSLVAPPTRAALEAKAREVNALLERRLAPEVWRSTLSADHELSRFCRGLYGDFLDYRRRRNAA; from the coding sequence GTGGTAAACCAGCTCATCGTAACCGTCACTCGGCGCTGCAACCTTCGCTGTAGCTACTGTCCAACCGCGAAGGATGGCTGGCCGTCGCTCACTCCGCCCGATGCAGCTCGGGCGGTTTCGCTGTTTTGTGAGCGTTTCGAGGGGGGTGATCTAAAGCTGTTCGGGGGGGAACCGCTGTTGGTTCCAGACGTGGTGCGCGCCGTATTTTCGGCCGCTCGAGACGAGCCGAAGATCCGCCGGGTGTACCTTTCCACCAATGGCCTGGGGCTGAACCAGGAGTGGCTCGACTTCCTGCGTCAGGAGCCGAAGGCGATCTTGACCCTGTCGATGGACGGCCGGCCTTCGGACCATCGTCGCCTGCGTCAGGCGCTGCCCGGGGTTCCCGACGCCTACGACCACTTGATGAGTCTCCGCGACGAGCTGGTGAGCATGCCGCGCACCGTGGTGACGCAGACCATCGCGCCCAGCACCGCTCGCTTTGCCGCGGAGAACTTCGAGCACCTGCTCTCTTTGGGGTTCTCTCGCTTCAACTTCTTGCCGGGCTACTACGTGCCTTGGCGAGAGGAACAGCTCGCGGCGCTTCGCACCGGCTTTTCCGACATCGCCAGTACCATCGTCGAGCGCTGGCGTGACGGTCGATTCCTGTACGTCCGCAATCTGTTCACCTGGGCGCCCACGCCGTTCTTCAACACCGGCATGATCGTGGACGCCGACGGCAGTATCCACCCGAGCAACCTCGGTCTCTCCGCCGGGCTTGCGGACACGCTGGAAGAAACGCGGGTGGGGAGCCTGGTCGCGCCGCCCACTCGCGCGGCGTTGGAAGCGAAAGCGCGCGAGGTGAACGCCTTGCTGGAGCGGCGCCTGGCGCCGGAGGTGTGGCGTTCCACGCTGTCCGCCGATCACGAGCTATCCCGCTTCTGCCGCGGCCTGTACGGCGACTTTCTCGACTACCGGCGTCGGAGGAACGCGGCATGA
- a CDS encoding radical SAM protein gives MSQVESSVRDVRKNVEINVGKTCNNKCVFCLDGMPSKEDKRFIDFDIMKGELRRWREEGHLSVGFLGGEPTAYPKIVESIAFAKELGYTRIAIATNAMMFRREKFVDQVVEAGLTRVTISMHGHTGPLEDKQTGVPGGFEKKCQAIENLKKRKAAGALKDGLSINVVLNGWNYRALPKMMRFFYEDMGLDDLRVNFVRPEGYAEGSSDLTPTLTAVIPVLMKAVVLNEYHFKKHFSFGGVPLCMLPPELLGSRALMERYVGDVYRDLSTDCSIRNDGGDVGVARVEAGRSRFNWQDRKRFDLKDHPAECGRCALFDACEGVWRGYLDIYGPGELSALGMEAGKLRRRTPFTPAPAPLTTTPKSAFPVRLTVLSEPAE, from the coding sequence GTGAGCCAGGTCGAGAGCTCCGTTCGCGACGTGCGCAAGAACGTCGAGATCAACGTCGGCAAGACCTGCAACAACAAGTGCGTCTTCTGCCTGGACGGCATGCCCAGCAAGGAAGACAAACGCTTCATCGACTTCGACATCATGAAGGGGGAGCTCCGTCGCTGGCGCGAGGAGGGCCACCTGTCCGTCGGCTTCTTGGGCGGCGAGCCCACGGCGTACCCCAAGATCGTGGAGAGCATCGCCTTCGCGAAAGAGCTCGGCTACACGCGCATCGCCATCGCGACCAACGCGATGATGTTCCGCCGCGAAAAGTTCGTGGACCAGGTCGTGGAGGCCGGGCTCACCCGCGTGACGATCTCCATGCACGGCCACACCGGCCCCTTGGAAGACAAGCAGACCGGCGTCCCAGGCGGCTTCGAAAAGAAGTGCCAGGCCATCGAGAACCTCAAGAAGCGGAAGGCCGCCGGCGCCTTGAAAGACGGCCTCAGCATCAACGTGGTGCTGAACGGCTGGAACTACCGGGCGCTGCCCAAGATGATGCGCTTCTTCTACGAGGACATGGGCCTCGACGATCTACGAGTGAACTTCGTGCGGCCTGAGGGCTACGCCGAGGGCAGCTCGGACCTCACACCCACGCTCACTGCCGTGATCCCCGTGCTCATGAAAGCCGTGGTCCTGAACGAGTACCACTTCAAGAAGCATTTCAGCTTCGGCGGCGTGCCGCTGTGCATGCTCCCGCCGGAGCTGCTCGGCAGCCGCGCCCTGATGGAGCGCTACGTGGGCGACGTGTACCGTGACCTGTCCACGGATTGCTCCATCCGCAACGACGGCGGCGACGTGGGCGTGGCCCGGGTTGAAGCGGGTCGCTCCCGCTTCAACTGGCAGGATCGCAAACGCTTCGACCTGAAGGATCACCCGGCAGAGTGCGGCCGTTGCGCGCTGTTCGACGCCTGCGAGGGTGTGTGGCGCGGCTACCTGGACATCTACGGCCCCGGTGAGCTCTCCGCCCTGGGTATGGAGGCGGGCAAGCTCCGCCGCCGGACGCCCTTCACCCCGGCGCCCGCGCCGCTCACGACGACACCAAAGTCGGCGTTTCCCGTGCGCCTCACGGTGCTGTCCGAGCCGGCCGAGTAG
- a CDS encoding (2Fe-2S)-binding protein, which translates to MAIVRFAGLNLTSRAAQGATLLDAARAVGAPVGGECGDGSCGECRVRVLSGAALLSAADPSEQSGRRACTARIEADGELDVDILTQSVQAWLRTATPEQRGSARWLPPKPVPRRALDALFQASDACFGGSAPIAELVNFDVARRWARRFKVDVSFALGAARRARFSINDKGEPVELRARLRARSSELGIHAALLERLFAISPAGEVQTTLGVKWRPGDASPERVSVYLEELGACARGEQIRADVLGLGGATPPPLLGAPNAVALDFAAGKLHSAKCYDVLRHAVGDAPPALPAGLDALWSSLPRHRRGTLSTMLATRLLPDGRLAGHKLLWMTEPELPGDADVAWHEVDRRIAALSAPDPAIVGALDTLRGRFPQPGVMLFPDLVAFNVSVDGDPEALIIHASVR; encoded by the coding sequence ATGGCCATCGTTCGCTTTGCCGGCTTGAATCTGACGTCGCGAGCAGCACAAGGTGCCACTCTGCTCGACGCGGCCCGCGCCGTCGGCGCGCCCGTTGGCGGCGAATGCGGCGACGGGTCCTGCGGCGAATGCCGCGTGCGCGTCCTGTCCGGCGCAGCGCTGCTGTCCGCTGCGGATCCCAGCGAGCAGAGCGGCCGCCGCGCGTGCACGGCGCGCATCGAAGCAGACGGCGAGCTCGACGTGGACATCCTCACGCAGAGCGTCCAGGCCTGGCTTCGGACGGCCACGCCGGAGCAACGCGGCAGCGCGCGCTGGCTGCCGCCCAAACCGGTGCCGCGGCGCGCCCTCGACGCTCTTTTCCAGGCCTCGGACGCGTGCTTCGGCGGCTCGGCGCCCATCGCGGAGCTGGTGAATTTCGACGTGGCACGGCGTTGGGCGCGACGCTTCAAGGTGGACGTGTCCTTCGCCCTCGGCGCTGCGCGACGCGCTCGCTTCTCGATCAACGACAAGGGCGAGCCGGTGGAGCTCCGCGCACGGCTCCGCGCGCGAAGCTCAGAGCTCGGCATCCACGCCGCGTTGCTCGAGCGCCTGTTCGCGATCTCCCCCGCCGGGGAAGTGCAGACCACGCTGGGCGTGAAGTGGCGTCCGGGGGACGCGTCGCCGGAACGCGTGAGCGTGTACTTGGAGGAGCTGGGCGCGTGCGCGCGCGGCGAGCAGATCCGTGCTGACGTGCTCGGTCTCGGTGGCGCCACTCCACCGCCCCTGCTGGGTGCGCCCAACGCCGTGGCGTTGGATTTCGCCGCGGGCAAGCTGCACTCTGCCAAGTGCTACGACGTCCTGCGCCACGCCGTCGGCGACGCGCCACCCGCGCTGCCCGCAGGGCTCGACGCGCTCTGGAGTAGCCTTCCCCGCCATCGACGCGGCACGTTGAGCACGATGCTCGCCACACGTCTGCTCCCGGACGGCAGGCTCGCCGGCCATAAGCTGCTGTGGATGACCGAGCCCGAGCTCCCGGGCGACGCCGACGTCGCCTGGCACGAGGTGGATCGCCGCATTGCCGCGCTTTCGGCGCCGGATCCCGCGATTGTCGGCGCCCTCGACACGCTGCGCGGACGTTTTCCGCAGCCCGGCGTGATGCTGTTTCCGGATCTCGTCGCCTTCAACGTGAGCGTCGACGGAGACCCGGAGGCCCTCATCATCCACGCCTCCGTCCGCTGA
- a CDS encoding radical SAM protein translates to MTGLNVLRGEEHHRTKGLLRVTMACNERCPFCNVPVEDYERPTPPEAELLRELDAFVASGEQTLTLSGGEPTLYRKRLANVIARARKGGVRFVELQTNAVLLDAGYARELVDAGLTSAFVSLLSDDPALHDRLAGLEGAFQRCLSGIDALLDVGVSVTLNPVIARVTERRVAGYVDFVAERLPRVKVISLSAVQPHGRARKDPELMPDYAALTEEVPEALRRAAAHGILVLNPYCGLPACVGWAADPERSVEAIEAAAARSSGARHRARGLDNTGNKRHGPPCRECALRPRCGGAWHEYWDHRGGSGLRAPLVRIPPFGQVASAGQHVVAARDGLRPQHFAELARASRPTVWALTSRLAPGDAERLGRSGCTDLALWADAFDADTLRELHAIARDNAECPSELRLRVAVGLPRLGSFTRAHALISELARAGVDEVHLLVKPDERHRRFAEAVERELGIQVLLPKV, encoded by the coding sequence GTGACCGGGCTCAACGTGCTGCGGGGGGAAGAGCACCACCGAACGAAGGGGCTCTTGCGGGTCACCATGGCGTGCAACGAGCGCTGCCCGTTCTGCAACGTGCCGGTGGAAGACTACGAGCGGCCGACGCCGCCGGAGGCGGAGCTGCTCCGGGAGCTGGACGCCTTCGTGGCGTCCGGCGAGCAGACCCTGACGCTCTCCGGGGGCGAGCCCACGCTGTACCGGAAGCGCCTGGCGAACGTGATTGCACGCGCGCGGAAGGGCGGCGTCCGCTTCGTGGAGCTGCAGACGAACGCGGTGCTGTTGGACGCGGGCTATGCCCGGGAGCTGGTGGACGCCGGGCTCACCTCGGCTTTCGTGTCGCTGCTCTCGGACGACCCGGCGCTGCATGATCGGCTCGCCGGTCTCGAGGGCGCCTTCCAGCGTTGCTTGTCGGGTATCGATGCTCTGCTGGACGTCGGCGTGAGCGTGACCCTCAACCCCGTGATCGCGCGCGTCACCGAGCGGCGCGTCGCGGGCTACGTGGATTTCGTGGCGGAGCGCTTGCCGCGAGTGAAGGTGATCTCGCTGTCCGCGGTGCAGCCGCACGGCCGTGCGCGGAAGGATCCCGAGCTGATGCCGGACTACGCGGCCCTCACCGAAGAGGTGCCCGAAGCGCTCCGACGCGCCGCCGCCCACGGTATCTTGGTGCTGAACCCGTACTGCGGGCTCCCGGCCTGCGTGGGGTGGGCGGCGGATCCGGAGCGCAGCGTGGAGGCCATCGAAGCCGCCGCGGCGCGTTCTTCGGGCGCGCGCCATCGCGCCCGCGGTCTCGACAACACCGGCAACAAGCGTCACGGTCCGCCCTGCCGCGAGTGCGCCCTCCGCCCCCGCTGTGGTGGAGCGTGGCACGAGTACTGGGACCACCGCGGCGGCAGCGGCCTGCGCGCGCCGCTCGTGCGAATCCCGCCCTTTGGCCAGGTCGCGAGCGCCGGGCAGCACGTGGTGGCGGCAAGAGATGGCCTCCGGCCGCAGCACTTTGCCGAGCTCGCGCGTGCTTCGCGCCCAACGGTGTGGGCGCTCACGTCGCGCCTGGCGCCGGGGGACGCCGAGCGTCTGGGCCGCTCGGGGTGCACGGATCTCGCGCTGTGGGCCGACGCCTTCGACGCCGACACGCTGCGCGAGCTTCATGCCATCGCGCGCGACAACGCCGAGTGCCCGTCGGAGCTCCGGCTGCGGGTGGCCGTGGGGCTGCCGCGCCTCGGGAGCTTCACCCGGGCCCACGCGCTCATCTCGGAGCTCGCGCGCGCCGGTGTGGATGAAGTGCACCTTCTGGTGAAACCGGACGAACGCCACCGCCGGTTCGCAGAGGCCGTGGAGCGAGAGCTGGGCATCCAGGTGCTGCTACCCAAAGTCTGA
- a CDS encoding radical SAM protein produces the protein MTHLPVIAGEPEATPWIGPAGRRMERLELHLTYTCPERCAFCSEEHRMQSYRKYPVTWGRVATVLRTHASRGVKNVHLTGGEPTIHPKFVETLALAKKLGMRTSVGTIGTMLSDEAFARRALPYLDEALFSLHGPSAKLHDALAGRAGSFEQVTRAIELSQAIRPEFAAYVNTVVTQANIDALPDTVALADRLGARLVVVSNTTPEGKGLDAYAALAVPLEKLAQVLPTVPARAGRAIVRFFGVPMCLLGEHAMLSNDLHWDPRVTVEWQSAPGKVVFDGIYSWAPDRKRVHTAECTRCERKGVCMGVFDRYAELYSTEALSPVGVAS, from the coding sequence ATGACGCACCTGCCGGTCATCGCGGGGGAGCCCGAGGCCACGCCCTGGATCGGGCCTGCGGGGCGGCGCATGGAGCGCCTCGAGCTGCACCTCACGTACACCTGCCCCGAGCGCTGCGCGTTCTGCTCCGAAGAGCACCGCATGCAGAGCTACCGGAAGTACCCCGTCACCTGGGGTCGCGTGGCCACCGTGCTGCGCACCCACGCGAGCCGGGGCGTGAAGAACGTGCACCTCACCGGGGGCGAGCCCACCATCCACCCGAAGTTCGTGGAAACCTTGGCGCTGGCCAAGAAGCTCGGGATGCGAACGAGCGTGGGCACCATCGGTACCATGCTCTCGGACGAGGCCTTCGCCCGCCGCGCACTGCCCTACCTGGACGAAGCCCTGTTCTCGCTCCACGGCCCCAGCGCAAAGCTGCACGACGCCCTCGCCGGACGTGCTGGCAGCTTCGAGCAGGTGACGCGCGCCATCGAGCTGTCTCAGGCCATTCGCCCGGAGTTCGCGGCCTACGTGAACACCGTGGTCACCCAGGCCAACATCGACGCGTTGCCGGACACCGTCGCGCTGGCGGATCGGTTGGGCGCACGGTTGGTGGTGGTGAGCAACACCACGCCGGAGGGCAAGGGGCTCGACGCCTACGCCGCGCTGGCGGTGCCCCTCGAGAAGCTCGCCCAGGTGTTGCCCACGGTGCCCGCGCGGGCCGGGCGCGCCATCGTTCGCTTTTTCGGCGTGCCCATGTGCCTCTTGGGTGAGCACGCGATGCTCTCCAACGATCTTCACTGGGACCCCAGAGTCACCGTGGAGTGGCAGAGCGCCCCCGGCAAGGTCGTGTTCGACGGCATCTACTCCTGGGCGCCGGATCGCAAGCGCGTGCACACTGCGGAGTGCACCCGCTGCGAGCGCAAGGGCGTGTGCATGGGCGTGTTCGACCGCTACGCGGAGCTGTACTCGACTGAGGCCCTGTCACCCGTGGGGGTGGCCTCGTGA
- a CDS encoding radical SAM protein, with the protein MTQSPDADYMLWRERVANIPKHWVRAVTACNSRCIFCLDSDTPRNVYLDKADIQREIDRGRDELGAVKLILSGGEATLHPAFAELVSYAKGRGYERVQTVTNGYRLADKDFFDKCMDAGLGEITFSLHGHTAELHDRLTQTEGAFKRLIKGLVRSLRDGRPIVNVDVVINKQNVAVLDKIVELCISLGVTEFDLLHVIPQAAAFDHRDELFYDVRDHLPVLQKVFRLNRHPRFVVWTNRFPVSYLEGLEDLIQDPHKMLDEVNGRRFQVRRYLDEGKALDCRHAERCPHCFIEPFCTTMDRTMAAQHAASFEVYWVGAPPAEPLAELPFGATRLGVEVERFAALAAVERGAATGVYAVVASAEPIPEDLGDAILVARRAEQLDAWLGRPLPRGVDVDIELNLATGDWLLEHRELAAKLLDRIRVHQPSHEHMQEARDQDVREPRAFFKVLDLPIRVSGLPACLTPKAEWIEERAILEKDLFDAESGRLDIRSLARYHVRSHYRAKSVRCADCRVNDRCEGAHINMVRDQGLAQLTPLESGEEAERVAARLERIFPTPPARLATARPPEAASPSLPGFAPPGEAPPDPLAVIQREREAKRLARRRPLPLVKD; encoded by the coding sequence ATGACTCAAAGCCCCGACGCCGATTACATGCTGTGGCGCGAGCGCGTCGCGAACATCCCGAAGCACTGGGTGCGCGCGGTGACCGCGTGCAACAGCCGCTGCATCTTCTGCTTGGACTCGGACACGCCGCGCAACGTGTATCTGGACAAGGCGGACATCCAGCGGGAGATCGATCGCGGTCGGGACGAGCTCGGCGCCGTGAAGCTGATCCTCTCCGGCGGTGAGGCAACGCTGCATCCGGCCTTCGCGGAGCTGGTGAGCTACGCCAAGGGCCGGGGCTACGAGCGGGTGCAGACCGTCACCAACGGTTACCGGCTCGCGGACAAGGACTTCTTCGACAAGTGCATGGACGCGGGGCTCGGGGAGATCACCTTCAGCCTCCACGGGCACACGGCGGAGCTTCACGATCGCCTGACGCAGACGGAGGGCGCGTTCAAACGGCTGATCAAGGGCCTGGTCCGCTCCCTGCGGGATGGCCGGCCCATCGTGAACGTGGATGTCGTCATCAACAAGCAGAACGTCGCCGTGCTCGACAAGATCGTCGAACTTTGCATCAGCCTCGGCGTCACGGAGTTCGATCTACTGCACGTGATCCCGCAGGCGGCGGCCTTCGACCACCGGGACGAGCTGTTCTACGACGTGCGCGATCACCTGCCGGTGCTGCAGAAGGTGTTCCGGCTCAATCGGCATCCGCGCTTCGTGGTGTGGACCAACCGCTTCCCCGTCTCCTACCTGGAGGGCCTGGAAGATCTGATCCAGGACCCGCACAAGATGCTGGACGAGGTGAACGGCCGCCGCTTCCAGGTGCGCCGCTACCTGGACGAAGGCAAGGCGCTGGATTGCCGGCACGCCGAGCGTTGCCCGCACTGCTTCATCGAGCCGTTCTGCACCACCATGGACAGAACCATGGCCGCGCAGCACGCGGCGTCCTTCGAGGTGTACTGGGTGGGCGCGCCGCCGGCGGAGCCCCTGGCGGAGCTGCCCTTCGGCGCTACCCGCCTGGGCGTGGAAGTGGAGCGCTTCGCCGCCCTCGCGGCGGTGGAGCGTGGCGCCGCCACGGGCGTGTACGCGGTGGTCGCCTCCGCGGAGCCCATCCCCGAAGACCTGGGCGACGCGATCCTGGTCGCGCGGCGCGCGGAGCAGCTCGACGCTTGGCTCGGCCGCCCGCTGCCGCGCGGGGTAGACGTGGACATCGAGCTCAATCTGGCGACCGGGGATTGGCTCTTGGAGCATCGGGAGCTTGCGGCAAAGCTCCTCGATCGCATCCGCGTGCACCAACCCAGCCACGAGCACATGCAAGAGGCGCGGGATCAGGACGTGCGGGAGCCCCGCGCCTTCTTCAAGGTGCTCGATCTGCCGATCCGCGTGAGCGGGCTGCCGGCGTGCCTGACGCCCAAGGCGGAGTGGATCGAAGAGCGGGCCATCCTCGAAAAGGACCTGTTCGACGCCGAGAGCGGTCGTCTCGATATTCGCTCCCTGGCGCGCTACCACGTGCGCTCCCACTACCGCGCGAAGAGCGTGCGCTGCGCGGACTGCCGCGTGAACGATCGCTGCGAGGGCGCGCACATCAACATGGTGCGGGACCAGGGCCTCGCTCAGCTGACGCCCCTGGAGAGCGGCGAAGAAGCGGAGCGCGTGGCCGCGCGCCTCGAGCGAATCTTTCCGACCCCTCCGGCGCGGCTGGCCACGGCGCGGCCGCCAGAAGCCGCGTCGCCGAGCTTGCCGGGCTTCGCGCCTCCCGGAGAAGCGCCGCCGGATCCCCTCGCCGTGATCCAACGCGAGCGCGAAGCAAAGCGCCTCGCGCGGCGCCGCCCCCTGCCGCTGGTCAAAGACTGA
- the hxsD gene encoding His-Xaa-Ser system protein HxsD produces MTETTKTDPEAVDFTFELSDREISFDLDEELYALDAVYGAAYLFIDRAYVYLARPADKKVRIRLRTKSKTATPDELEELAGEFANELLNSQLRLRIGRATATLREQYMAKAFFGEQQSSTISELLAELDAEELAEDPLEVAVPWDKKDDAAVEEGKQDG; encoded by the coding sequence ATGACCGAAACGACGAAGACCGACCCGGAAGCCGTGGATTTCACCTTCGAGCTTTCGGATCGGGAGATTTCCTTCGACCTGGACGAAGAGCTCTACGCGCTGGATGCCGTCTACGGCGCGGCCTATTTGTTCATCGACCGAGCGTACGTGTACCTGGCGCGGCCCGCTGACAAGAAGGTGCGGATCCGGCTTCGCACGAAGTCGAAGACGGCGACACCGGACGAGCTCGAGGAGCTTGCCGGGGAGTTCGCCAACGAGCTCTTGAACAGCCAGCTGCGCCTGCGCATCGGCCGGGCCACGGCCACCCTGCGGGAGCAGTACATGGCCAAGGCCTTCTTTGGCGAGCAACAGAGCTCGACCATCTCCGAGCTCTTGGCGGAGCTCGACGCGGAGGAGCTGGCGGAAGACCCGCTCGAGGTGGCGGTGCCCTGGGACAAGAAGGACGACGCTGCCGTGGAAGAAGGCAAGCAGGATGGCTGA